The following proteins come from a genomic window of Labeo rohita strain BAU-BD-2019 chromosome 25, IGBB_LRoh.1.0, whole genome shotgun sequence:
- the ano5a gene encoding LOW QUALITY PROTEIN: anoctamin-5 (The sequence of the model RefSeq protein was modified relative to this genomic sequence to represent the inferred CDS: deleted 1 base in 1 codon) has product MNRGKSSDETLIEMDRTTWSSGEENNGFHAGSDKETFQLENAEVDKQQQSKDSVYFRDGVRRIDFVLSYIDDKDGEKKQDRRKEFEDNLQKAGLELETEDKSESEDGRTHFLKIHVPWEVLATYADVLKIKVPFKINDIPDKKDMPMSWLFTPYRLPEHVMQPEPDYFTATFDKSKTDFFLIEDKETFFPPSTRNRIVYYILSRCPYSKEDKDKKGIKRLLNNGTYTAAFPLHDCRYWTRSRDANCESERYSLYKYWARFTRFYKEQPLNLIRKYYGEKIGIYFAWLGFYTEMLSYAAVVGLLCFIYGVASFDENVWSREICDEKIGGQIVMCPLCDKKCGYWKLNTTCSASWQSYLFDNTATVFFAIFMGIWVTLFLEFWKRRQARLEYEWDLVDFEEEQQQLQLRPEYETKCTSRRLNRVTQEMEPYLPLTSKCARSVLSGATVLFWISLIIASIIGVIAYRLAVFAAFASIMKDSPANKLEVVGTFITPQFATSVTASCINFVIIMILNFLYERVAIKITDMEVPKTHMEYENKLTVKMFLFQFVNYYSSCFYVAFFKGKFVGYPGNYAYMFGEWSGLRNEECEAGGCLIELTTQLVIVMVGKQVWGNIQEALVPWLRNWWVSRSARNHPESLYSRWEQDHDLQCSGQLGLFYEYLEMVIQFGFITLFVASFPLAPLLALMNNILEVRVDAWKYTTQFRRPVAAKAHSIGAWDEILNMIAVFSVVTNAFIVSFTSDMIPRLVYKYTNREGSNNTMAGYINDSLSFFNISEFQPQNRPDYDENPDWFNSSIITTCRYRDHRYPPGHEKQYTHTMQFWHILAAKLAFIIIMEHVVFVVKFFVAWLIPDVPSEVKARIKRERYLIQEYMHDYELEKLKIQLSQNGPNMEECICPTTATTPVKLEVLSDCLT; this is encoded by the exons GTGGATAAGCAGCAGCAGAGTAAGGACTCTGTGTACTTCAGAGATGGCGTACGAAGGATAGATTTTGTTCTGTCTTACATTGACGACAAGGATGGAGAAAAGAAACAG GATCGAAGGAAGGAGTTTGAGGATAACTTACAGAAAGCTGGACTTGAGCTGGAAACTGAGGACAAATCT GAGTCTGAAGATGGGAGGACACACTTCCTGAAGATCCATGTTCCATGGGAAGTGCTGGCAACATATGCAGACGTTCTGAAAATCAAAGTGCCTTTTAAAATCAATGATATTCCAGATAAAAAAGACATGCCCATGAGCTGGCTCTTTACGCCCTATCGTCTGCCTGAACATGTGATGCAGCCCGAGCCTGACTACTTCACCGCCACGTTTGACAAAAGCAAGACTGACTTCTTCCTCATTGAGGATAAAGAAACCTTCTTTCCTCCGTCCACACGGAACAGGATT GTATATTACATCCTGTCCCGTTGTCCATATTCTAAAGAAGATAAGGATAAGAAGGGCATTAAGAGACTGCTGAACAACGGGACCTACACAGCTGCCTTCCCTCTGCATGAT tgtagGTACTGGACCAGGTCTCGTGATGCTAACTGTGAGAGCGAACGCTATTCCTTGTATAAATACTGGGCCCGTTTCACCCGCTTTTACAAGGAGCAGCCGCTCAACCTCATACG GAAGTACTACGGAGAGAAGATCGGCATCTACTTCGCTTGGCTGGGTTTCTATACAGAGATGCTGTCCTATGCCGCAGTTGTTGGTCTGCTCTGTTTCATCTATGGTGTGGCCTCCTTTGATGAAAACGTCTGGAG TAGAGAAATCTGCGATGAAAAGATTGGCGGGCAGATTGTCATGTGTCCTCTCTGTGATAAGAAATGTGGCTACTGGAAGCTCAACACAACCTGTAGCGCTTCATGG CAATCGTATCTGTTTGACAACACAGCGACAgtg ttttttgcaatattCATGGGAATATGGG TGACTCTGTTCCTGGAGTTCTGGAAGCGGCGTCAGGCTCGACTGGAGTACGAGTGGGATCTGGTGGACTTTGAGGAAGAGCAGCAACAGCTGCAGCTCAGACCCGAATACGAGACCAAATGCACCAGCCGTCGACTCAACCGTGTCACGCAA GAGATGGAGCCTTATTTACCTCTAACAAGCAAGTGTGCTCGTTCAGTACTGTCCGGGGCCACCGTCCTCTTCTGG ATCTCTCTGATTATCGCCAGTATAATCGGTGTGATTGCGTACCGTCTGGCGGTGTTTGCGGCGTTTGCCAGTATCATGAAGGACAGCCCCGCCAATAAGCTGGAGGTGGTTGGAACCTTTATCACGCCCCAGTTCGCCACATCCGTAACCGCTTCCTGCATCAACTTTGTCATCATCATGATTCTGAACTTCCTGTATGAGCGTGTAGCAATAAAGATCACTGATATGG AGGTTCCCAAAACCCACATGGAGTACGAGAACAAGCTAACGGTGAAGATGTTCCTCTTCCAGTTTGTCAACTACTATTCGTCTTGCTTCTACGTCGCCTTTTTCAAGGGCAAATTCGTGGGTTATCCTGGCAACTATGCCTACATGTTCGGCGAATGGAGTGGGCTGAGAAACGAAGAG TGCGAGGCCGGTGGCTGTTTGATTGAGTTAACCACTCAGTTAGTGATCGTGATGGTGGGTAAACAGGTGTGGGGGAACATACAGGAAGCTCTCGTCCC cTGGTTGCGTAACTGGTGGGTAAGCAGAAGTGCTCGCAATCATCCGGAGAGTCTGTACAGCCGCTGGGAGCAGGATCACGACCTGCAGTGCTCCGGACAGCTCGGCCTCTTCTACGAGTACCTGGAGATGG tTATCCAGTTTGGCTTCATCACCCTGTTTGTGGCCTCTTTCCCGCTGGCTCCTCTGCTGGCTCTGATGAATAATATCTTGGAAGTGCGAGTGGACGCCTGGAAATACACCACTCAGTTCCGCCGGCCCGTGGCGGCCAAAGCGCACAGCATCGGCGCATGGGACGAGATCCTCAACATGATTGCTGTTTTCTCAGTGGTCACCAAT GCTTTTATTGTCTCATTCACATCTGACATGATCCCTCGTCTGGTGTATAAGTACACAAATCGCGAAGGTAGCAATAACACAATGGCAGGATACATCAACGACAGCCTTTCATTCTTCAACATCTCTGAGTTCCAACCCCAAAACCGTCCAGACTATGACGAAAACCCGGATTGGTTCAACAGCTCCATCATCACCACCTGCAG GTACCGCGACCACCGCTACCCTCCAGGACACGAGAAACAGTACACCCATACCATGCAGTTCTGGCACATTCTCGCTGCCAAATTAGCATTTATCATCATTATGGAG cATGTGGTGTTTGTGGTGAAGTTCTTTGTGGCGTGGTTGATCCCCGACGTACCGTCAGAAGTGAAAGCTCGTATAAAGCGCGAGCGTTACCTCATCCAGGAGTACATGCACGACTACGAGCTGGAAAAACTGAAAATCCAGCTCAGCCAGAACGGCCCAAACATGGAAGAGTGCATATGTCCCACCACGGCCACCACGCCAGTGAAACTGGAGGTGTTATCAGACTGTCTGACCTAA
- the slc17a6a gene encoding vesicular glutamate transporter 2.2, whose translation MDTMKERVLAPGKEKMKNLAGKTLGHMHRVMERKQKTGEVIELTEDGRPTQVQEKKPPLCDCTCFGLPRRYIIAIMSGLGFCISFGIRCNLGVAIVDMVNNSTIHRGGKIIIKEKAKFNWDPETVGMIHGSFFWGYIVTQIPGGYISSRLAANRVFGAAILLTSTLNMFIPSAARVHYGCVIFVRILQGLVEGVTYPACHGIWSKWAPPLERSRLATTSFCGSYAGAVVAMPLAGILVQYSGWSSVFYIYGSFGIVWYMFWILVSYESPADHPTITDEERTYIEESIGESAKLLGAAEKFKTPWRKFFTSMPVYAIIVANFCRSWTFYLLLISQPAYFEEVFGFEISKVGMVSALPHLVMTIIVPIGGQLADFLRSKNILTTTTVRKIMNCGGFGMEATLLLVVGFSHSKGVAISFLVLAVGFSGFAISGFNVNHLDIAPRYASILMGISNGVGTLSGMVCPLIVGAMTKNKTREEWQNVFLIASLVHYGGVIFYGIFASGEKQPWADPEETSEEKCGFIDEDELAEETGDITLSHAPFGGQAALGGPAKTYGATTQLNGGWAKGWEKTEEYIQEDAEQTYTGDGYS comes from the exons ATGGATACTATGAAGGAACGAGTTTTGGCGCCCGGTAAGGAAAAGATGAAGAATCTGGCCGGAAAAACCCTGGGACACATGCACAG GGTGATGGAGAGGAAGCAGAAGACGGGTGAGGTTATAGAGCTGACGGAGGACGGGCGGCCCACTCAAGTGCAGGAGAAGAAACCTCCTCTGTGCGACTGTACGTGTTTCGGGCTGCCGCGCCGCTACATCATCGCCATCATGAGCGGCCTCGGCTTCTGCATATCGTTCGGAATCCGTTGTAACCTCGGAGTCGCGATCGTCGACATGGTCAATAACAGCACCATTCACCGGGGCGGCAAGATCATCATCAAAGAG AAAGCAAAGTTTAATTGGGATCCAGAGACGGTGGGAATGATCCACGGCTCGTTTTTCTGGGGCTATATAGTGACACAGATCCCAGGAGGATATATATCCTCACGACTGGCTGCCAACAG GGTGTTTGGTGCTGCTATCCTGCTCACGTCAACTCTCAATATGTTCATCCCCTCTGCTGCGCGTGTGCACTACGGCTGTGTCATCTTTGTGAGGATACTGCAGGGCCTTGTCGAA ggTGTGACCTACCCAGCATGCCATGGGATTTGGAGTAAATGGGCTCCACCCCTCGAGAGAAGTCGCTTAGCAACCACCTCTTTTTGTG GATCATACGCGGGTGCTGTGGTGGCCATGCCGTTGGCTGGAATATTAGTGCAGTACTCAGGCTGGTCTTCTGTCTTCTATATATATG GCAGTTTTGGGATTGTCTGGTACATGTTTTGGATTTTGGTTTCATATGAGAGCCCAGCAGATCATCCCACCATTACAGATGAAGAGAGGACTTACATAGAGGAGAGTATTGGAGAAAGTGCCAAACTACTGGGGGCGGCTGAG AAATTCAAGACGCCCTGGAGGAAGTTCTTCACCTCCATGCCGGTCTATGCAATCATTGTGGCCAACTTCTGCAGGAGCTGGACCTTCTATCTGCTGCTCATCAGTCAGCCAGCATACTTTGAAGAAGTGTTTGGCTTTGAAATCAGTAAG GTTGGTATGGTCTCTGCTCTACCCCACCTGGTCATGACCATCATAGTGCCAATTGGCGGCCAACTGGCTGACTTCCTACGCAGCAAAAACATCTTAACCACCACCACTGTCAGGAAAATCATGAACTGTGGAG GGTTCGGAATGGAGGCCACTCTGCTGTTAGTGGTTGGTTTCTCTCACAGTAAAGGTGTGGCCATCTCATTTCTGGTGCTAGCTGTTGGTTTTAGCGGCTTCGCTATATCAG GTTTTAATGTCAACCACTTGGACATTGCGCCGAGGTATGCCAGCATACTGATGGGTATTTCTAATGGAGTGGGAACTCTGTCTGGTATGGTCTGCCCTCTGATTGTAGGTGCTATGACCAAAAACAAG ACTCGTGAGGAATGGCAGAACGTGTTCCTGATCGCCTCGCTGGTGCATTACGGCGGCGTGATCTTCTATGGGATTTTTGCGTCCGGCGAGAAGCAGCCGTGGGCCGATCCAGAGGAGACCAGTGAGGAGAAGTGTGGCTTCATCGATGAAGACGAGTTAGCGGAGGAGACCGGTGACATCACGCTGAGCCACGCTCCTTTTGGAGGCCAGGCCGCTCTTGGGGGCCCCGCCAAAACATATGGGGCCACGACGCAGCTGAACGGGGGATGGGCGAAAGGCTGGGAGAAAACCGAGGAATACATCCAGGAGGACGCCGAGCAGACGTATACGGGAGACGGGTACTCCTAG